A genome region from Archaeoglobus fulgidus DSM 4304 includes the following:
- a CDS encoding potassium channel family protein: MRSRILNSILIFIFLILFYSTLFVALMQNYEGRSYSIVDGFYWVIATITTVGYGDIYFTTPAGKIFSVVVMVSGVLYFFGFLLPYAIIPWAEERLKLVLPTSVKMSNHIIICGYNLFTVEFCKILREFGVNTSFLKKTLKG, encoded by the coding sequence ATGAGGTCAAGAATCCTAAATTCGATTTTAATTTTTATTTTTCTAATTCTCTTCTACTCAACGCTCTTCGTTGCGCTGATGCAGAATTACGAGGGGAGAAGCTACTCAATTGTCGATGGGTTTTACTGGGTCATAGCGACGATAACAACCGTCGGGTATGGGGATATTTACTTCACTACACCGGCGGGCAAGATTTTCTCGGTTGTTGTAATGGTCAGCGGTGTGCTGTACTTCTTCGGCTTCCTGCTTCCGTACGCCATAATTCCCTGGGCAGAGGAGAGGCTAAAGCTCGTCTTACCGACATCTGTCAAAATGAGCAACCACATTATTATCTGCGGATACAACCTCTTCACAGTCGAATTCTGCAAGATACTCAGAGAATTCGGTGTTAATACGTCGTTCTTGAAAAAGACCCTGAAAGGGTAA
- a CDS encoding potassium channel family protein encodes MRVLILGYGDVGRTAARILTSRGVDTVVVDKEVHEPEGSAEFIRADVTSESFWENIELSDFDAAIIALPEDTHAIFCVLTLRRMREDLKIYVRCNESENAEKMYVAGADYVIVLPMVTAEMILSEVFGESIRRRMRFENIEIAVYEVKRGSKVVGKTLKELEGKGVKVIAAECGGRVIMDLNFTIEEGCRIALAGKTDNLLEVEAELSIPNQKD; translated from the coding sequence ATGAGGGTACTCATTTTAGGCTACGGTGACGTTGGGAGGACAGCGGCAAGAATTCTGACCTCGAGGGGAGTGGATACAGTCGTCGTTGATAAGGAGGTGCACGAGCCCGAGGGAAGTGCCGAGTTTATAAGGGCCGACGTAACGTCGGAATCCTTCTGGGAAAATATCGAGCTATCCGATTTCGATGCCGCAATTATCGCCCTTCCAGAAGACACACATGCCATTTTCTGCGTTCTAACTCTACGAAGAATGAGGGAGGATTTGAAGATTTACGTCAGATGCAACGAAAGTGAGAATGCGGAGAAGATGTACGTGGCGGGAGCGGACTACGTTATTGTGTTGCCAATGGTTACGGCTGAGATGATTCTCTCAGAGGTTTTCGGAGAATCTATAAGAAGGAGAATGAGGTTTGAGAATATCGAGATTGCCGTTTACGAGGTAAAGAGGGGGTCCAAGGTAGTAGGAAAAACCCTAAAGGAGCTCGAGGGTAAGGGTGTGAAGGTAATTGCCGCGGAATGCGGCGGGAGGGTTATCATGGACCTCAATTTCACAATTGAGGAGGGCTGCAGAATCGCTTTGGCTGGAAAAACTGACAACCTCCTGGAAGTTGAGGCGGAACTAAGCATCCCAAATCAAAAGGATTAA
- a CDS encoding MBL fold metallo-hydrolase, with translation MSVLRPKMKLYTHPHAFLPRFYKGMHVGIPFVRERIEAMAEVVEVTEPQEVAKDVWMLGEVPRKHEQALLEDSYIVVDGEKQFDGLLDDTSVAVKTDKGLLLVLGCCHAGLRNTVEWAEEVVGDEVKYIVGGTHLIAFKPSELPEIIKWLDAIIEKIAPCHCTGLGYEFVLKEKLGEKYVMVGSGSVFEV, from the coding sequence ATGAGTGTTTTGAGGCCAAAAATGAAGCTCTACACTCATCCCCATGCTTTCCTGCCGAGGTTTTACAAGGGGATGCATGTGGGCATACCTTTTGTAAGGGAGAGGATTGAGGCGATGGCTGAGGTTGTGGAGGTTACCGAGCCTCAGGAGGTTGCAAAAGACGTGTGGATGCTTGGAGAAGTGCCAAGGAAGCACGAGCAAGCGCTGCTTGAGGACTCCTACATCGTGGTTGATGGAGAAAAGCAGTTTGACGGGCTGCTGGACGATACATCCGTAGCCGTAAAAACCGATAAAGGATTGCTTCTCGTCCTCGGCTGCTGCCACGCAGGGCTGAGGAACACGGTTGAGTGGGCAGAGGAGGTTGTGGGAGATGAGGTGAAGTACATTGTAGGTGGGACGCATCTGATCGCCTTCAAGCCTTCAGAGCTTCCTGAAATCATCAAGTGGCTTGATGCCATAATCGAGAAGATTGCTCCCTGCCACTGCACTGGTTTAGGCTATGAGTTCGTGCTCAAGGAGAAGCTTGGGGAGAAGTATGTGATGGTTGGGAGCGGGAGCGTTTTTGAGGTTTAA
- a CDS encoding diphthine--ammonia ligase — translation MTAGKTIAMWSGGKDSCLALWRAMKEMEVDSLVCMMQHGKARAHGINAEIVKAQAESIGIDIVVEEATWEDYGRRLKGIFHRLGVERAVFGDIYLEEHRTWIERVCRESGVKPFFPLWGESTEKLAEEFIEAGFEAYVIATKKEFRDLLGRRFDRKFVDEVKKRGIDPCGEDGEFHTLVVDGPIFEKRLEVKLLDAYEGERYWHLGVELLRA, via the coding sequence ATGACCGCTGGCAAAACAATCGCAATGTGGAGTGGTGGAAAGGATAGCTGCCTTGCATTATGGAGGGCAATGAAGGAAATGGAAGTTGACAGCCTCGTCTGCATGATGCAGCACGGAAAGGCGAGGGCACACGGAATCAACGCCGAAATTGTTAAGGCGCAGGCCGAAAGCATAGGCATAGACATTGTTGTTGAAGAGGCAACGTGGGAGGATTATGGGAGGAGGTTGAAGGGCATCTTTCACAGATTAGGAGTTGAGAGGGCGGTTTTCGGGGATATATACCTCGAAGAGCACAGGACGTGGATAGAGAGGGTTTGCAGGGAAAGTGGTGTAAAGCCGTTTTTCCCTTTGTGGGGTGAGAGCACTGAAAAGCTGGCGGAGGAGTTCATCGAGGCGGGGTTTGAGGCTTACGTCATTGCAACGAAAAAGGAGTTCAGAGACCTTCTTGGAAGAAGATTTGACCGCAAATTTGTTGATGAAGTTAAGAAAAGGGGAATCGACCCCTGCGGTGAAGATGGTGAGTTCCACACCTTAGTTGTTGACGGACCAATTTTCGAAAAAAGGCTGGAAGTGAAGCTTCTGGATGCCTACGAGGGGGAGAGGTACTGGCACTTGGGGGTGGAACTTTTGAGAGCTTAA
- the cbiX gene encoding sirohydrochlorin cobaltochelatase: protein MRRGLVIVGHGSQLNHYREVMELHRKRIEESGAFDEVKIAFAARKRRPMPDEAIREMNCDIIYVVPLFISYGLHVTEDLPDLLGFPRGRGIKEGEFEGKKVVICEPIGEDYFVTYAILNSVFRIGRDGKGEE, encoded by the coding sequence ATGAGAAGAGGTCTGGTTATAGTTGGGCACGGAAGCCAGCTCAACCACTACAGAGAGGTTATGGAGCTGCACAGGAAGAGGATTGAGGAGAGCGGAGCCTTTGATGAGGTTAAGATAGCCTTTGCTGCGAGGAAAAGGAGGCCGATGCCCGATGAGGCGATAAGGGAGATGAACTGCGATATCATTTATGTAGTCCCCCTCTTCATCTCCTATGGCTTGCACGTCACCGAGGACCTGCCGGATTTGCTCGGTTTTCCGAGGGGAAGAGGGATTAAAGAGGGAGAGTTTGAGGGGAAGAAGGTTGTAATCTGCGAGCCAATCGGAGAGGACTACTTCGTCACCTACGCCATCCTCAACTCCGTGTTCAGGATCGGCAGGGACGGGAAAGGTGAGGAGTGA
- a CDS encoding cobalt-precorrin-7 (C(5))-methyltransferase: MIWIVGSGTCRGQTTERAKEIIERAEVIYGSRRALELAGVVDDSRARILRSFKGDEIRRIMEEGREREVAVISTGDPMVAGLGRVLREIAEDVEIKIEPAISSVQVALARLKVDLSEVAVVDCHAKDFDAELTELLKYRHLLILADSHFPLERLGKRRVVLLENLCMEGERIREGNADSIELESDYTIIFVEREVME; this comes from the coding sequence ATGATATGGATAGTTGGGTCTGGGACGTGCAGGGGACAGACCACTGAAAGGGCTAAGGAAATCATAGAAAGGGCGGAGGTAATCTACGGAAGCAGAAGGGCGTTGGAGCTGGCTGGTGTTGTGGATGACAGCAGGGCGAGAATATTGAGGAGCTTTAAGGGAGATGAAATCAGGAGAATTATGGAGGAGGGGAGGGAGAGGGAGGTTGCTGTAATCTCCACCGGAGACCCCATGGTTGCCGGGCTGGGGAGAGTTTTGAGGGAGATTGCTGAAGATGTTGAAATTAAAATCGAGCCCGCCATTTCCAGCGTTCAGGTTGCCCTCGCAAGGCTGAAGGTTGATTTGAGTGAGGTAGCAGTAGTGGACTGCCACGCCAAGGATTTTGATGCCGAGCTTACCGAGCTTCTAAAGTACAGACACCTGCTCATTCTCGCTGACTCGCACTTTCCGCTTGAGAGGCTCGGTAAAAGGAGGGTCGTTCTTCTCGAAAACCTCTGCATGGAGGGAGAGAGGATTAGAGAAGGGAATGCCGATTCCATCGAGCTGGAATCGGATTACACAATAATTTTTGTTGAAAGGGAGGTGATGGAATGA
- a CDS encoding cobalt-precorrin-5B (C(1))-methyltransferase, whose translation MLIDPIELYRYPEKWIKDRDAEKKVRSGLYILTEDGYLRRGITTGTTASAAAVAAIASLKEKVEKVKVSTPAGVDVEVEVEAEKGFARVRKFSGDHEFDVTNGIIFEAEVCETSGIFFGRGVGVKAGEKAVSRSAKLQILENFIKASREFNFSGGVRISVPDGEEVAKKTGNEKVGIKGGISILGTTGFVEPWCKKLVETKLKIAMQYHRIAITTGRKAWLYARKKFPEYQPFVFGVHIDEALKHPGEKIIVGFPGLLKIWAGSRDRIEERAREEGVRVVVIEDDMDSWVWDVQGTDH comes from the coding sequence ATGCTGATAGACCCGATTGAGCTTTACCGCTATCCCGAAAAGTGGATTAAGGATAGGGATGCGGAGAAGAAGGTAAGGTCAGGGCTTTACATTCTCACGGAGGACGGCTATCTGCGGAGGGGGATAACTACTGGAACTACAGCCTCCGCTGCTGCTGTTGCTGCTATTGCCTCTCTGAAAGAGAAAGTGGAAAAAGTAAAGGTTTCCACGCCTGCAGGGGTGGATGTTGAGGTGGAGGTTGAAGCTGAAAAGGGCTTTGCGAGGGTGAGGAAGTTCTCGGGCGACCACGAGTTTGATGTTACCAACGGCATTATCTTTGAGGCTGAGGTTTGCGAAACATCTGGAATATTTTTCGGCAGGGGCGTAGGTGTTAAGGCTGGAGAGAAGGCGGTAAGCAGGTCTGCAAAGCTTCAAATCCTTGAGAACTTCATAAAAGCCAGCAGGGAGTTTAATTTCAGTGGAGGAGTTAGGATTTCTGTTCCGGATGGGGAAGAGGTGGCCAAGAAGACCGGCAACGAAAAGGTAGGGATAAAAGGCGGAATATCCATACTGGGAACAACTGGCTTCGTTGAGCCGTGGTGTAAGAAGCTTGTAGAGACGAAGCTGAAAATTGCGATGCAGTACCACAGAATAGCAATTACAACGGGCAGAAAGGCTTGGCTCTACGCAAGGAAGAAGTTTCCCGAATATCAGCCCTTCGTCTTCGGAGTGCACATTGATGAGGCTCTAAAGCATCCGGGAGAGAAGATTATCGTGGGATTTCCGGGATTGCTGAAAATCTGGGCTGGCAGCAGGGATAGGATTGAGGAGAGGGCCAGAGAAGAAGGAGTTAGAGTGGTGGTGATTGAGGATGATATGGATAGTTGGGTCTGGGACGTGCAGGGGACAGACCACTGA
- the cobJ gene encoding precorrin-3B C(17)-methyltransferase: MLLLPSRGKLYVVGIGPGKEELMTLKAKRAIEEADYIVGYQTYVDRISHLIEGKKVVTTPMRKELDRVKIALELAKEHVVALISGGDPSIYGILPLVIEYAVEKKVDVEIEAIPGVTAASAASSLLGSAISGDFAVVSLSDLLVPWSVVEKRLLYALSGDFVVAIYNPSSRRRKENFRKAMEIVRRFRGDAWVGVVRNAGREGQQVEIRRVSEVDEVDMNTILIVGNSETKVVDGKMFTPRGYSNKYNIGEKRRAERMGASTKGGMEVARRSEEILRSFYPEEGLRGDIIRRCIATTGDVTIKDVIRFVGDTEEGVRALRDGCRIIADVHMVRAGLRRDAIVAVDFARGDDTRTASGIRNLAEMIEGSLVAIGNSPSAAFALCEVAEKHPPRFIVATPVGFVNAAESKEMVRKLPVPSVTTEGPRGGSGICAAIVNCLIEHADRPD, translated from the coding sequence GTGTTACTGTTGCCATCGCGTGGTAAGCTCTACGTGGTTGGAATAGGCCCGGGAAAGGAGGAGCTGATGACATTGAAGGCAAAAAGGGCCATTGAGGAGGCTGATTATATCGTAGGCTATCAGACCTACGTTGATAGAATCTCACATCTAATTGAGGGGAAGAAGGTCGTCACGACTCCAATGAGGAAGGAGTTGGATAGAGTAAAGATTGCCCTTGAGCTTGCCAAAGAGCACGTTGTTGCCCTCATCAGCGGTGGTGATCCATCCATTTATGGCATCCTTCCTCTCGTCATTGAGTATGCTGTAGAGAAAAAGGTTGATGTTGAAATTGAGGCTATTCCGGGTGTAACAGCTGCCTCAGCAGCCTCATCACTGCTCGGCTCAGCTATAAGCGGTGATTTTGCTGTTGTTAGCCTCAGCGATTTGCTGGTTCCGTGGAGTGTGGTGGAGAAGAGGCTCCTTTACGCCCTAAGCGGGGATTTTGTGGTGGCAATCTACAACCCATCCAGCAGAAGGAGGAAGGAAAACTTCAGAAAGGCAATGGAGATAGTTAGAAGGTTCAGGGGAGATGCGTGGGTCGGGGTTGTGAGGAACGCGGGCAGAGAGGGGCAGCAGGTTGAAATCAGGAGAGTTTCTGAGGTTGATGAGGTGGACATGAACACCATTCTGATTGTGGGAAATTCAGAGACGAAGGTTGTGGATGGGAAGATGTTCACGCCCCGCGGTTACTCGAATAAGTACAATATCGGTGAAAAGAGAAGGGCGGAAAGGATGGGAGCATCGACGAAAGGTGGAATGGAGGTGGCGAGAAGGAGCGAGGAGATTCTAAGGAGCTTTTATCCTGAAGAGGGGCTGAGAGGGGACATAATTAGGAGATGCATCGCGACAACGGGGGATGTGACGATAAAGGACGTTATCAGGTTTGTGGGGGATACCGAGGAGGGAGTCCGAGCTTTGCGGGATGGCTGCAGGATAATCGCAGACGTGCACATGGTAAGGGCCGGTTTGAGGAGAGATGCGATTGTTGCTGTAGACTTTGCCAGAGGTGATGACACGAGGACTGCTTCAGGCATCAGAAATCTTGCGGAGATGATTGAGGGAAGTTTGGTTGCCATTGGCAACTCGCCCTCGGCAGCCTTTGCTTTATGCGAGGTGGCTGAGAAGCATCCGCCAAGGTTCATCGTTGCCACTCCCGTTGGCTTCGTGAATGCTGCAGAGTCGAAGGAGATGGTCAGAAAGCTGCCAGTTCCTTCAGTGACAACCGAGGGGCCGAGAGGAGGAAGCGGGATTTGTGCTGCGATAGTTAACTGCCTGATCGAGCATGCTGATAGACCCGATTGA
- a CDS encoding cobalt-precorrin 5A hydrolase — protein MRGRTSTLKVAILCFEKDRPKLEALKEILGRSYEVEFVDYSKDVWDDVLQYDCIVAYLASGIVVRGICGRLRGKWKDPAVIVLDKPLKHAVVMLGGHHGGNEVAKKLEEAGLKAVITTAMEFTEGYSVGVGFRKNATADEILEAIAMALEEVGGRMEEIRVISTVDAKRDSAIVEVANRLKRPLIFVRAEEINSMDIRETKAVKIGVKNVAEACAIYASNSGELILPKRVYGGVTVAIAW, from the coding sequence ATGAGAGGTCGCACCTCTACTCTTAAGGTTGCCATTCTCTGCTTTGAAAAGGACAGGCCAAAGCTTGAAGCCCTGAAGGAAATTCTCGGCAGAAGCTACGAGGTGGAGTTTGTTGATTACAGCAAGGATGTGTGGGATGATGTTCTGCAGTATGACTGCATTGTTGCCTACCTCGCCTCTGGAATTGTTGTGAGGGGCATCTGCGGAAGGCTGAGGGGGAAGTGGAAAGACCCGGCAGTAATAGTGCTGGACAAGCCGCTAAAGCACGCTGTGGTGATGCTGGGCGGGCATCACGGCGGGAATGAGGTGGCAAAGAAGCTTGAGGAAGCTGGGCTGAAGGCTGTCATCACAACTGCAATGGAATTCACCGAGGGCTACAGCGTTGGGGTGGGGTTCAGGAAAAATGCCACGGCGGATGAGATTCTTGAGGCCATTGCAATGGCGCTTGAGGAAGTTGGAGGGAGGATGGAGGAAATAAGGGTAATCTCCACGGTTGATGCGAAGAGGGACAGCGCAATTGTGGAGGTGGCGAACAGGTTAAAGAGACCGCTGATTTTTGTGAGGGCGGAGGAAATCAACTCCATGGATATAAGAGAGACGAAGGCAGTTAAGATAGGTGTTAAAAATGTGGCCGAAGCCTGTGCAATTTACGCATCAAATTCGGGAGAGCTAATACTCCCAAAGAGGGTTTACGGAGGTGTTACTGTTGCCATCGCGTGGTAA
- a CDS encoding cobalt-precorrin-4/precorrin-4 C(11)-methyltransferase, giving the protein MKVYFVGFGPGNPELLTLKAYKLLKEADLVVYPGSIVPEKFFEEFKGEKVNSHGKTLEEIVDLIERYVKRGKRVVRVQSGDPSIFGAVWEQIRELRRRGIDCEVVPGVSSVFASAASLGIELTSPSTEGVAIVRPAGKTLEKDHLEELARLPLTLVILLGVDKIGEIAEKIARVRGWDEPCAVVFHASREDEIRIKGTLKDIAEKVREKGIRRTATIIVGKVVEGYDERSHLYS; this is encoded by the coding sequence ATGAAGGTTTACTTCGTGGGCTTCGGACCGGGAAATCCAGAGCTTTTAACCTTAAAGGCCTACAAACTGCTTAAGGAGGCGGATTTGGTAGTTTACCCCGGCTCGATTGTTCCTGAGAAGTTTTTTGAGGAGTTTAAGGGGGAGAAGGTGAACAGCCACGGCAAAACCCTCGAAGAGATTGTTGATTTGATTGAAAGATACGTGAAAAGGGGAAAGAGGGTTGTTAGGGTGCAGAGTGGAGATCCATCAATTTTCGGGGCTGTCTGGGAGCAAATAAGGGAGCTGAGGAGGAGAGGGATTGACTGCGAGGTTGTTCCGGGTGTGAGCAGCGTTTTTGCTTCAGCCGCATCACTTGGAATTGAGCTGACCTCCCCCTCAACGGAGGGAGTTGCTATAGTCAGGCCAGCAGGGAAAACTCTTGAGAAAGACCATCTTGAGGAGCTTGCAAGGCTGCCCCTCACTCTCGTAATTCTCCTTGGCGTTGACAAAATTGGTGAGATAGCGGAAAAAATTGCAAGAGTGAGGGGGTGGGATGAGCCCTGCGCCGTTGTCTTCCACGCCTCAAGGGAGGATGAGATAAGGATTAAGGGCACACTCAAAGATATTGCGGAGAAGGTGAGGGAGAAGGGGATAAGAAGGACTGCAACCATTATTGTGGGAAAGGTCGTTGAGGGATACGATGAGAGGTCGCACCTCTACTCTTAA
- a CDS encoding precorrin-2 C(20)-methyltransferase, producing MAKLLYGVGIGLTKKHLTLEAIDVIKEVDDVVVPGKMAYEVIKDIREPRVVEFPMGDSEEVVKNLAKEINEFDGTVAFCCIGDPVFYSTFNHLVREVRKLDPNLTVKVIPGISSISVALAKTETFVTRSALIATQDFRDADVAVVLKVKNPREVERRLREKGYNDFTLLEKLFMNGEKIYCEMPEKSSYFSVMVARRVEER from the coding sequence ATGGCAAAACTGCTCTACGGCGTTGGAATTGGCCTGACAAAGAAGCACCTCACGCTTGAGGCTATTGATGTGATTAAGGAAGTAGATGACGTTGTTGTGCCGGGAAAGATGGCCTACGAGGTTATTAAGGATATTAGGGAGCCGAGAGTTGTTGAGTTCCCGATGGGGGACAGCGAGGAGGTTGTGAAAAATCTTGCAAAGGAGATTAACGAGTTCGATGGCACGGTTGCCTTCTGCTGCATAGGCGACCCGGTTTTCTACTCCACCTTTAACCATCTTGTGAGGGAGGTAAGGAAGCTCGACCCCAATCTGACAGTAAAGGTAATCCCCGGAATCAGCAGCATCTCAGTTGCCCTCGCCAAAACTGAGACTTTCGTAACCAGATCCGCCTTAATTGCAACTCAGGATTTTAGAGATGCAGATGTTGCCGTTGTGCTGAAGGTCAAGAATCCGAGGGAGGTGGAGAGAAGGTTGAGAGAAAAAGGTTACAACGATTTCACTCTGCTTGAAAAGCTTTTCATGAATGGGGAGAAAATTTACTGTGAAATGCCCGAGAAGTCGAGCTACTTCAGCGTGATGGTTGCGAGGAGAGTTGAGGAGAGATGA
- the cbiM gene encoding cobalt ECF transporter S component CbiM — MHIMEGYLPPEWAAFWYVFAIPFLVYGALRVKRIIEEKPSMKSLIAVSAGFIFVLSALKLPSVTGSCSHPTGTGIAVVFFGPAVTALLSAIVLLYQALLLAHGGITTLGANTASMGVIGPFVGWIAFKLLKNVNFRVAVFAAAMLSDLVTYVVTSLQLALAFPSSAGVAGIIKSAATFMGIFAVTQVPLSIIEGVVAVMLVSYIFEVRSDVLEVVKA; from the coding sequence ATGCACATAATGGAGGGTTACCTGCCACCTGAGTGGGCTGCATTCTGGTATGTTTTTGCCATACCATTTCTGGTCTACGGAGCTCTTCGAGTTAAGAGGATTATAGAGGAAAAGCCATCGATGAAGTCCTTAATTGCTGTTTCTGCAGGCTTCATCTTCGTCCTCTCAGCCCTCAAGCTTCCATCTGTGACTGGAAGCTGCTCACATCCGACTGGGACTGGCATAGCAGTGGTGTTTTTCGGGCCTGCGGTGACAGCCCTGCTTTCGGCAATAGTGCTGCTCTACCAAGCCTTGCTGCTGGCTCATGGAGGGATAACAACGCTCGGAGCAAACACTGCTTCCATGGGCGTTATAGGCCCCTTTGTTGGGTGGATTGCTTTCAAGCTGCTGAAGAATGTCAATTTCAGAGTGGCTGTTTTTGCTGCTGCGATGCTCTCGGATCTGGTAACTTATGTGGTCACCTCACTGCAGCTCGCCCTTGCCTTTCCCAGCTCAGCTGGAGTTGCAGGCATAATCAAATCCGCTGCGACCTTCATGGGCATATTCGCCGTAACTCAGGTTCCGCTCTCCATCATTGAGGGCGTGGTGGCTGTGATGCTCGTCTCCTACATCTTTGAAGTTAGAAGCGACGTTCTGGAGGTGGTAAAGGCATGA
- a CDS encoding energy-coupling factor ABC transporter substrate-binding protein gives MKKLLLLLILLIFAAKVTAEEWAGADEKAEEVIKELKPDYEPWFSPIFEPPSGEIESMLFSLQAAIGSLIIGYFLGYYRGLKHARNA, from the coding sequence ATGAAAAAGCTTCTTTTACTTCTCATTCTGCTGATTTTTGCTGCCAAGGTTACAGCGGAGGAGTGGGCTGGGGCGGATGAGAAAGCGGAAGAGGTAATAAAGGAGCTTAAGCCAGACTACGAGCCTTGGTTCAGCCCCATTTTCGAGCCGCCAAGCGGAGAGATTGAAAGCATGCTTTTCAGCCTACAGGCTGCCATAGGCTCGCTCATCATAGGCTACTTCCTCGGCTACTACAGAGGGCTGAAGCATGCACGAAACGCTTGA
- the cbiQ gene encoding cobalt ECF transporter T component CbiQ — protein MHETLEEAQVKSRKVVDGHLKVYLALSSLIIVQILGWGAQILSIALFAALGLYGDGRAYVKILRVPLFFLLAGTLVILFTIDGESLFRFWILEITDRSLLIAVNTLLRSISSLTIVAFMILTTTVPEFVSTLSRLRMPSFILELMFLAYRAIQILFEELSRLDTAASIRMGYINAAKMVRTTSLLAFSAFIRSMRRAEIMEEAMQARCYSGLHPEPFVENRGVGVAIAVLASLCLAGWLL, from the coding sequence ATGCACGAAACGCTTGAAGAGGCTCAGGTAAAATCGAGAAAGGTTGTGGATGGGCATTTGAAGGTTTATCTTGCCTTATCCTCCCTTATCATCGTTCAGATTCTGGGCTGGGGGGCGCAGATTCTGTCGATAGCCCTTTTCGCAGCCCTCGGGCTTTACGGTGATGGAAGGGCTTATGTTAAAATCCTGAGGGTTCCCTTATTTTTCCTTCTGGCCGGAACTCTCGTCATTCTGTTCACGATTGATGGAGAAAGCCTTTTCAGATTCTGGATTCTGGAGATTACGGACAGAAGCTTGCTGATTGCGGTAAACACATTGCTGAGGAGCATATCCTCGCTCACGATAGTGGCGTTTATGATTCTAACAACAACAGTTCCTGAGTTCGTTTCGACGCTTTCAAGGCTTAGAATGCCATCTTTTATCCTCGAACTGATGTTTCTCGCATACAGGGCAATCCAGATACTTTTCGAGGAGCTTTCCAGACTCGATACGGCAGCTTCAATCAGGATGGGCTACATCAATGCGGCAAAGATGGTAAGGACGACTTCTTTGCTCGCATTTTCAGCCTTCATCAGGTCAATGAGAAGAGCGGAGATAATGGAGGAGGCCATGCAGGCACGGTGCTACTCTGGACTTCATCCAGAGCCCTTCGTGGAGAACAGGGGGGTTGGGGTTGCCATAGCGGTTCTTGCATCCCTCTGCCTTGCAGGGTGGCTGTTATGA
- a CDS encoding ATP-binding cassette domain-containing protein, with protein sequence MIEAVDLHFCYGDAEVLKGVNFKAERGKVTVLMGRNGAGKTTLLKHLNGLLRPKSGKVIIDGRELKYDRKSLLEVRKRVFYVFQNPDDQILSPTVWQDVAFGPRNLGLKGERLERVVRNALEAVGLSGYEKRLCSTLSGGEKRRLAIASALAMNPDYCIMDEPSANVDGEGLRMIAEIIRKLREEGKGVVVSTHDADLAKEVGDYFYFMDDGKIVWEGEEFSYSVARKLGIRSFSLGKVILAESKIDDHPCFSADELERAVLKAFEGETVVVLGRDDWVIKELEKYPLEVERL encoded by the coding sequence ATGATTGAGGCAGTAGACCTCCACTTCTGCTACGGGGATGCTGAGGTTCTGAAGGGAGTTAACTTCAAAGCTGAGAGGGGGAAGGTTACGGTTCTCATGGGAAGGAATGGTGCTGGAAAAACGACTTTGCTGAAGCACCTCAACGGCCTTCTGAGGCCCAAATCGGGGAAGGTCATCATTGATGGAAGGGAGCTTAAATACGACAGAAAAAGCCTGCTTGAGGTGAGAAAGAGGGTTTTTTACGTCTTCCAGAATCCGGACGACCAGATTCTTTCACCAACAGTCTGGCAGGATGTCGCTTTTGGCCCAAGAAATCTCGGGCTGAAGGGAGAGAGGTTGGAGAGGGTTGTTAGAAATGCTTTGGAGGCTGTGGGTTTGTCGGGATACGAGAAAAGGCTATGCAGCACTCTGAGCGGTGGGGAGAAGAGGAGGTTGGCCATCGCCTCGGCTTTGGCAATGAATCCCGACTACTGCATCATGGACGAGCCCTCTGCCAACGTAGATGGGGAGGGTTTGAGGATGATTGCTGAGATTATCAGGAAGCTGCGGGAAGAGGGAAAGGGAGTTGTTGTTTCCACTCACGACGCTGATCTGGCTAAGGAGGTTGGAGATTACTTCTACTTCATGGATGATGGGAAAATTGTGTGGGAAGGGGAGGAGTTCAGCTACAGCGTTGCCAGAAAGCTTGGGATAAGGTCTTTCTCGCTGGGAAAGGTGATTCTGGCTGAGAGTAAAATTGATGATCATCCCTGCTTTTCGGCTGATGAGCTTGAGAGGGCAGTTTTGAAGGCCTTCGAGGGTGAGACTGTGGTGGTTCTGGGGAGGGACGATTGGGTTATAAAGGAGCTGGAGAAGTATCCTCTTGAGGTTGAGAGACTATGA